The DNA window CTGGTCGACGCCGACCAGCGGATCCTGGAGCGGGCCGCGCTGGTGACCGCGTTGCTGCTGCTGTTCCGCCGCACGGTGGCCGAGGCGGAGGGTCGGGTCCGGGGCGAGCTGCTGGACGACCTGATCGCCCGACCGTTGCGGGACACCGACGCGCTGCGCAGCCGGGCCCGCCGGATCGGGGTCAACCTGGACGCGCCGCACGTGCTGGTGGCGGTCGGCGACGACGCGTTCGCCGAGACCGGTTCGGCCCGGCAACGGGTCCTCTCCTGGGCCACCACGTACGCCTCGACGCGGGGTGGGTTGGCGGCGGCGCGCGACGGGCGGGTGGTGCTGATGTTGCCCGGGCAGGAGGCTGGCGGGGCGGCCCGCGCGGTGGCCCGGGACCTGTCCCGGGTGACCGGCCGGCCGGTGACCGCCGGCGCGAGCGGGCCGTCGACCGGCCCGGCGTCGCTGGCGGTGACGTTCGCCGAGGCCGAGCGGTGCCTGACCGCGATGGGCGCGCTGGGCCGGGCCGGGCAGGGGGCGAGCACCGCGGAGCTGGGCTTCGTCGGGCTGCTGCTGGGCGCGGTCGGCGACGCCGGCGACCGGGACGTGAGCGGGTTCCTCACCGCCACGGTCGGGCCGGTGGTCGACTACGACGCGCGGCGGGGCACCGCGCTGGTGAAGACGCTGGAGGCGTACTTCGGGGTGGGCGGCAGCCTGGCCCGGGCGGCCGAGCTGTTGCACGTGCACGTGAACACCGTGACGCAGCGGCTGGAGCGGGTCGGTCAGCTACTCGGCGCCGACTGGCAGAAGCCGGAGCGGGCGCTCGAGGTGCAGCTCGCGCTGCGTCTGCACCGGCTGCGCACGCCCGCGCCCTGATCCGGGTCAGCGGGCGCGCAGGCCGTCCAGGACCGCGTCCACGATGCGCTCCGGCAGGAGCCGCTCGTCCGGCCCGGGATGCCAGTGCACCATCCGCTGGGTCAGCATCGGCGCGGTGAGCAGCGCCATGGCCACCTCGACGTCGAGGTCGGCGCGTAGCTCGCCGCGCTCGACGGCGCGGCGCAGCACCTCGCGCATCGCCTCCCGCCGGGGCTCGATGATCGCCTCGTAGGCCTGGCGGTGGGCGGAGCTGCGGCTCACCTCGGGCACCAGGCACGGCATGATCATGCGGGCCCGCGGGTCGACGTGCTGGCCGACGGCGCCGACCAGCAGCACCAGGTCGTCGCGGACGGAGCGCCCGGCGGTGCGCGGCGGGTCGCCCTTGAGCCGGCGCAACGCGTCCAGCAGCAGCGCCTCCTTGCCGGACCAGCGCCGGTAGATGGTGGCCTTGCCGACCCCGGCGCGGGCGGCGATCGCCTCGATGGAGAGCGCCTCGATGGTGCTGCCCTCGGCCAGCAGGTCGAGGGTGGCCTCCACGATCGCCTCGTCCGCGCGGGTGCTCCGCGGTCGCCCGGGCGACCGCGGAGCATCCGCCGTGGAAGTCATGTCAGACATTGTCCACGAACCTAGGCGGTCCCGGCCAACTCCGGCTCGGTGGCCGGCGTCGAGTCGGGCGCGACCAGGGGCCGACCCGGCATCCAGCGGAACACGATCACCACGCCGAGCGTGGCCACCAGCGCGGAGATCCCGGCCGCCCAGTGCATCGCCGAGACGAACGAGTCGTTCGCCGCGTCGATCAGCCGGGGCGCGGCCGGGCCGAGCCGGTCGGCGACCGCGTACGCCCCGGAGACCGACTCCCGGGCCGCGTCGCGGACCGGTGCGGGCAGCGCGGACACCGCCGGGGCGACCTGGTCGCGGTAGACCGCGGAGAGCACCGAGCCGAGCACCGCCACGCCGAGCGCGCCGGCCACCTGGCGGATCGTGTTGCTGACCGCCGAGCCCACGCCGGCCTTCTCCCGGGGCAGCGCCGACATGATCGACTCGGTGGCCGGCGGCATGATGTTGGCCATCCCGGCGCCCTGGAGGAAGCCCAGCGCCGAGAAGATCCAGATCGGCGTGTCCGCGTCGAT is part of the Micromonospora sp. WMMD980 genome and encodes:
- a CDS encoding TetR/AcrR family transcriptional regulator encodes the protein MSDMTSTADAPRSPGRPRSTRADEAIVEATLDLLAEGSTIEALSIEAIAARAGVGKATIYRRWSGKEALLLDALRRLKGDPPRTAGRSVRDDLVLLVGAVGQHVDPRARMIMPCLVPEVSRSSAHRQAYEAIIEPRREAMREVLRRAVERGELRADLDVEVAMALLTAPMLTQRMVHWHPGPDERLLPERIVDAVLDGLRAR